In Candidatus Bathyarchaeota archaeon, the sequence TGGTCTCTCCCACCCAGTTCACCACCCGCCAACCTGTACCCGGCATCATGGACTTTGGAGATGTACAGTTTCAGTTAGTTGAAACACCTGCGGTTATGGAAGGTAGCGGAGATGGACGCGCTTGGGGACCCGTAACGTTGGGGGTTGCACGGAACGCAGACGGAGTGATTTTGATGGTGGATTTGACGCAGGATCCCGTGGCTCAACTTGAATTGTTGGTAGCTGAGTTGGAGAAGAGCCGCGTATTGGTCAATCGCCCCAACGGGCGAGTGGAAATCGATCGACGCCACACAGGAGCTGCACTCCGTATCATTCTAATAGGTAAACTACTCGACACCACCATGCAAGAAGTCGAGGAATTATTGCGAAATTATCGAATAAACGATGCTATCGTCAAAATCACAGGCGAAGTCAGCTTAAGCGACATCGAAGACGCCATCTTTGAAACAACCACCTACAAACCTGCAGTCATAGCCGCCAACAAAACAGACGTAAAAGGAACCGAAGCTAACCTGCGTAAACTCATACACCACGTTAACAACAAAATACCCGTCGTGGCGATGTCTTGCGAGCAAAAGCGGGGCATCGAGGAGTTGGGTAAAGCCCTGATTTCCACCTTGGGCATTATCCGCGTCTACACCAAAGAACCCGGCTCCAAAGAAAACACAGGTCGCCCCTTCACTCTGAGGCGCGGCGCTACGTTGGGGGATTTAGCGCGTAACATCCACAAGGAGTTCATATCTAACTTTTTGTTCGCGATGGTTTGGGCGAAGAGGTTGCCGTTTAGCCCTAAAAAGGTCGGTTTGAATTTTGTGCTCGAAGACGGCGACGTAGTTGAAATTCATCTGCGTTGATTGTAGCCGTGTTGTACTGTTCAAGTCGCAGTATTCAATATGCAAAATCGTTAAATACGTCTCTCTGTAGCGTCTGTTGCCTTCATGGGGGCATATTCATCGTCAGTTTTCGAATAGAAGGCGAATAGGGAGAGGAGACGAGCAGGGGATGGCGCGTAAATGTGTAGTTAAGGTAGTGTTAAGTAGAGAACAAAAAGAAATTTTAGCTGAAATGTCGCGTCGACTGGGCACAAGCGAGAGCGAAATGCTACGAACCGCGATGATGGATTACGCCAAAGACCTCAGCATGGTCAAAGAAACTGTGCATAAACGAGAAAAACAGATATGCGCCTAAAAAAGAAAACAAAAAAGAAAGATTGGTTTATCTACTGCTTTGTGCAACGCGTTCAATTTCGTTGCGCTTAGCGACTGCCGCACTCTTTATGTCTTTAGCTGCAGCCAACACAAGCTCGTCTGCGAGTGTTTCCTGAATGCTTTTCGGTGTGTTGATGGAGGATGCTTTGGCTCCTGCAGTGATGTGGCGGATAGCGAGGTCGATTCTGCGTTGTGGCGCAACATCCACTGAAAGGTGGTAGACGACTCCACCGTAACTCACACGGGTTGTGTCTTCGCATGGTGCGCTGTTTTCCACTGCTTGGACTAGAATTTCTATGGGGTTTTTGCCTGTTTTTACGTTGATGATTTCGAATGCTTCTTTAACGATGTTTGTGGCTTTGGCTTTTTTGCCTGCGTTTTTGCCCCCGCGCATCAAACCGTTGATTAAACGTTCTACGATGTTGACACGGGATTTGCGGAACCTTTGATGTTCGTGGCGACCCATGCTGTGTGGGGCAACCATCGGGGTGAGGTTTAGGTACCGCTGTAAACCTATGTCTTTGACTGTAATGTCTTTAAAGCTCCATTTCTGGAAGAGCTTGATTTCTTGAGGTTCTGCTACTGTTTGTGACATAAAAGTTACCTTGCTGGTTTTTGTTTACGTCCATAGACGAGTTCGTTAAGTGAAACGCCGTTAACCATAACGACTTTCCATCTGACACCGGGAATGTCTCCCATGGCGCCTCCTCTGGTGCCACCGATGCCTTCTACGACGACTTCATCGTGTTCGTCGACGACGTTTAAGGCGCCGTCTCCGGGGAGGAATGCGCTGATGGTGCGGCCGTTTTTGATAAGTTGTGTTCTGACACATTTGCGGATGGCGCTGTTAGGCTGCTTGGATTCGACACCGACTTTCTCAAGGACTATTCCTCGAGCTTGTGGTGCGCCCTGCATGGGGTCTACTTTTTCGTCAAGCATCAACATGCGTCTGTTAAAGTACCTATCGTGCCAACGGAAATTCTTACGTTTCTTGGCTAGTTGCCTTGCGGCGAATTCGCCTCTTGGAGACTTGGAACCCATACTTTAGATATTCCTTCTTTTTGCACAAGCATAGTCATAACACTAATATTTAAATGAAACGAAGAAAAACGCTTGACCTGAGCTTTATTGTGGCTAGTTTACTTATGGTTTTGTATGTGTTTTTCTAAAGGTTAGTTTGAAAATCTTTTTATTACCTGATAAATTAAGGCAATGAGAATCTTAAGCTAAGGGAAAAAGGGTTGATTGCATCAGAGCAAAACCTGTTTGCGCTTGCGGTTGAGATGTCTTTAGACGGCATCGTCATAGGCGACAAGACAGGAAACATAACCTACGTCAACGACGCCATAGTAAAGATGATGGAAGCCCAAAGCAAAGACGAAATCGTCGGCAAACACATCCTCGAAAACTTAACGCTCTCAACATGAAAGCTTACTTGGCTAAAAAAGACGGCGACTTGGAGGCTCTTTTAAATTCCACTCAAACTGCTTGTAGCCAAATAAGGCGGGTTATCGAGTTCTCGCGTGACTACGAAATGCTCGGCAAAGAAGCAATGACCTACGTAAACGTCGGTAAAGTATTCGATGAAGTCGTCGAGTTGTTCCCCGACGTCAAGCTAGAGGTGAAAAACGAATGCCACGGACTGGCGGTTTTAGCGGATTCTTTGCTACGAGAATTGTTCTACAACCTCTTTGAGAACACGTTCAAATATGGAAAAACCGCCACCCAAATCCGACTCAGCTACATCCTTGAAGACGAGCAACTCAAGTTAATCTACGAGGACAACGGCGTAGGAATAGCTGCCGAGATGAAACCGAAACTGTTCACCAAAGGCGCAGGACAAGGCAGCGGACTGGGGTTGTACTTGATTAAGAAGACAGCAGAGGTTTACGGTTGGAGCGTCGAGGAAACAGGAACCGAAGGCAAAAACGCAAAATTCACCTTCACCATACCAAAAACAACCTACAAACAATAAACGCAGCAAAAAACCCTCTTTTAGAATGTGCTTCTGAATTAAACGATGTAGCGATCTGTTTTTTCGAAGTCACGGACAATCTCCATAACACGTTTAGGCGTGTAAGCTGAACTCAGATGGAGGTCTTTTAGCAGAACCCAGGGGCTTTTCTTTGCAAGAACCGTGGCGATGTGTTGTTCGCCGAAACTCTGCCGTGCAACGTCAACCACTTCGCGTCTAACCCCAACTTCGGAGAGGTCGCCTAAAGCGTGCAGGTACTCATGTAGCAGCAAGTTGTATACTAAAGCGTTTACTGTGGGTTTATCGGTTACTTGGGCTTCAACTACGTCGACAAGAGCGCGGTTGAGTACGATGTTGTTGGTTCCCACTGGATAGTAGGCGCCCAGTTGCAGTGGCAAGTCGTCGAGGAAAAGCATCATACAATTCCGCCGTTTACCTAACGCAGACTGTGCCGTTTCCTGCACGATTGCCCAGACTTCGGCGTAGTTTTTGGCTTGGTTTAGGCGGGTGGCGAAGTGTTCTGTGTCGGTTTTGCTCAAAATGAAGGCGCCTCTATTTGTTTTAAGCGTTTTTTCGTGCCTTTAAACGTTGCAGTAGAGAACACGAAAATTAATCGTAAAATACATAAACAACAACACCGTTGAGATAGCGTTAAGGTGAAAAATAAATGGCAACCAATGTCACAGTAAAAGACATCATGCAAAAAGACGTTAAAACCGTAGAAAACAACACCGTCCTAAAAGACGTAATCGCTTTAATGACTAAATACGACAAAGACGCAATCCTTGTCATCCAAAGCGGCAAGCCAACAGGCATCATTACAGCAAGAGACCTAATCGTCCGCGCAATGGAAGCTGAAGTTCCAATCAGAACCATCATTGCACGAATGGTCTACACAAACCCACTCGTCGTCATCGACCAAAACGCAACCCTCAAA encodes:
- a CDS encoding PAS domain-containing protein; the protein is MIASEQNLFALAVEMSLDGIVIGDKTGNITYVNDAIVKMMEAQSKDEIVGKHILENLTLST
- a CDS encoding CBS domain-containing protein, translating into MATNVTVKDIMQKDVKTVENNTVLKDVIALMTKYDKDAILVIQSGKPTGIITARDLIVRAMEAEVPIRTIIARMVYTNPLVVIDQNATLKEAAELMKHWNIKHLPAVDKNGALVGMVDAMQIVQADPKLIPIMDYARRK
- a CDS encoding 30S ribosomal protein S7 encodes the protein MSQTVAEPQEIKLFQKWSFKDITVKDIGLQRYLNLTPMVAPHSMGRHEHQRFRKSRVNIVERLINGLMRGGKNAGKKAKATNIVKEAFEIINVKTGKNPIEILVQAVENSAPCEDTTRVSYGGVVYHLSVDVAPQRRIDLAIRHITAGAKASSINTPKSIQETLADELVLAAAKDIKSAAVAKRNEIERVAQSSR
- a CDS encoding HAMP domain-containing histidine kinase, coding for MKAYLAKKDGDLEALLNSTQTACSQIRRVIEFSRDYEMLGKEAMTYVNVGKVFDEVVELFPDVKLEVKNECHGLAVLADSLLRELFYNLFENTFKYGKTATQIRLSYILEDEQLKLIYEDNGVGIAAEMKPKLFTKGAGQGSGLGLYLIKKTAEVYGWSVEETGTEGKNAKFTFTIPKTTYKQ
- a CDS encoding ribbon-helix-helix protein, CopG family; its protein translation is MARKCVVKVVLSREQKEILAEMSRRLGTSESEMLRTAMMDYAKDLSMVKETVHKREKQICA
- a CDS encoding 50S ribosome-binding GTPase, with product MPTNLPPEALDKWEEVEAAKGPREKMEKMQEFLKYVPQHKGTLKLRGEIKRKIAIIREDLEEKKRKGTGKSSGGPKLFVEKEGSAQIAIVGMTNVGKSCLMQAVTKANVVVSPTQFTTRQPVPGIMDFGDVQFQLVETPAVMEGSGDGRAWGPVTLGVARNADGVILMVDLTQDPVAQLELLVAELEKSRVLVNRPNGRVEIDRRHTGAALRIILIGKLLDTTMQEVEELLRNYRINDAIVKITGEVSLSDIEDAIFETTTYKPAVIAANKTDVKGTEANLRKLIHHVNNKIPVVAMSCEQKRGIEELGKALISTLGIIRVYTKEPGSKENTGRPFTLRRGATLGDLARNIHKEFISNFLFAMVWAKRLPFSPKKVGLNFVLEDGDVVEIHLR
- a CDS encoding 30S ribosomal protein S12 — translated: MGSKSPRGEFAARQLAKKRKNFRWHDRYFNRRMLMLDEKVDPMQGAPQARGIVLEKVGVESKQPNSAIRKCVRTQLIKNGRTISAFLPGDGALNVVDEHDEVVVEGIGGTRGGAMGDIPGVRWKVVMVNGVSLNELVYGRKQKPAR